The Glycine max cultivar Williams 82 chromosome 12, Glycine_max_v4.0, whole genome shotgun sequence genome window below encodes:
- the LOC112998546 gene encoding auxin-induced protein X10A-like: protein MGFRLPGFRKASFSSNQASSKVEDVPKGYLAVYVGEKMKRFVIPMSYLKQPSFQDLLNQAEEEFGYDHPMGGLTIPCKEDEFLSITSNLNDL from the coding sequence ATGGGTTTTCGTCTTCCTGGTTTCAGAAAGGCGTCCTTTTCTTCAAACCAAGCATCTTCTAAAGTTGAGGATGTCCCAAAGGGTTACCTTGCAGTCTATGTTGGAGAGAAAATGAAGCGGTTTGTTATCCCCATGTCATACTTGAAACAACCTTCCTTTCAAGATTTGTTGAATCAAGCTGAAGAAGAATTTGGGTATGACCATCCAATGGGTGGTCTCACAATACCATGCAAGGAGGATGAGTTCTTAAGTATCACCTCTAACTTGAATGACTTATAA
- the LOC100802934 gene encoding auxin-induced protein 15A encodes MGFHLPGIRKALFAVNQASSKAIHVPKGYLAVYVGENMKRFVIPVSYLNQPSFQDLLSQAEEEFGYDHPMGGLAIPCSEDVFQCITSCLN; translated from the coding sequence ATGGGTTTTCATTTGCCTGGTATCAGAAAGGCATTGTTTGCAGTGAATCAAGCATCTTCAAAAGCCATTCATGTGCCAAAGGGCTATCTTGCAGTATATGTCGGAGAGAACATGAAGCGGTTTGTGATCCCTGTGTCATACTTGAACCAACCTTCCTTCCAAGACTTGTTGAGTCAAGCTGAGGAAGAATTTGGGTATGATCATCCCATGGGTGGCCTTGCAATTCCTTGCAGCGAAGATGTTTTCCAATGTATAACTTCTTGCTTGAATTGA
- the LOC112998555 gene encoding auxin-induced protein X10A, with translation MLWTSFVHVTLKYSWKSQLKQQQIGFRLPGIRKTSVAANQASSKALEVPKGYLAVYVGDKMRQFVIPVSYLNQPSFQDLLNQAEEEFGYDHPMGGLTIPCREDEFLTVTSHLNNQ, from the exons atgCTCTGGACAAGTTTTGTTCACGTTACATTGAAGTACAGCTGGAAG TCTCAActcaaacaacaacaaataggtTTTCGATTACCTGGCATTAGGAAGACATCAGTTGCTGCAAACCAAGCATCTTCAAAAGCTCTGGAGGTGCCAAAGGGCTACCTTGCAGTCTATGTTGGAGACAAAATGAGGCAGTTTGTTATCCCCGTATCATACTTGAACCAACCTTCCTTTCAAGATTTGTTGAATCAAGCGGAGGAAGAATTCGGGTATGACCATCCAATGGGTGGTCTCACAATACCATGCAGGGAGGATGAGTTCCTAACTGTCACCTCTCACTTGAATAACCAGTAA
- the LOC106794268 gene encoding uncharacterized protein, with protein MPLYSKFMKDILTKKGKYIDNENIVVGGNCSAIIQRKLPKKFKDPRSVTIPCTIGKEAVNKALIDLGASINLNALVNVQNNREFKDRSHQDDASTSRPLNHKTIGVVDDVLVKLRHFTFPVDFVIMDIEEDTDIPLILGRPFMLTANCVVDMGNGNLELSIDNQKITFDLFKAMKYPQEGWKCFRMEEIDKEDVSILETPPSSLEKAMVYALDCLTSEEEEDPKACWEDLDRQDNIPEGEARYETLEKEVPSEKKKIELKILLDHMKYVFLEEDKPIVISNALTAEEENRLVDVLKKHKEAIG; from the coding sequence ATGCCCCTCTACTCCAAATTTATGAAAGACATCCTCACCAAAAAGGGGAAGTACATTGACAACGAGAACATTGTGGTAGGGGGCAACTGCAGTGCAATAATACAGAGGAAGCTACCCAAGAAGTTTAAGGACCCCAGAAGTGTTACCATCCCGTGCACCATAGGGAAGGAAGCGGTAAACAAGGCCCTAATTGATCTAGGAGCAAGTATCAATCTAAATGCCCTTGTGAATGTGCAAAACAATCGGGAATTTAAAGATAGATCCCACCAAGATGACGCTTCAACTAGCAGACCGCTCAATCACAAGACCATCGGGGTGGTAGACGATGTCCTAGTCAAGTTACGCCACTTCACTTTTCCGGTGGACTTTGTCATAATGGATATCGAAGAAGACACAGACATTCCCCTCATCTTAGGCAGACCCTTCATGCTGACTGCCAACTGTGTGGTGGATATGGGAAATGGGAACTTGGAGTTGAGTATTGACAATCAGAAGATCACCTTCGACCTGTTCAAGGCAATGAAGTACCCACAGGAGGGTTGGAAGTGCTTCAGAATGGAGGAGATAGATAAGGAAGACGTCAGTATTCTCGAGACACCACCGTCTTCGTTGGAGAAAGCAATGGTATATGCTTTAGACTGTCTAactagtgaagaagaagaagatccgAAGGCTTGCTGGGAAGACTTGGATCGACAAGACAACATTCCTGAGGGAGAGGCCAGATATGAGACGCTAGAGAAGGAAGTTCCGTCcgagaagaagaagatagagTTGAAGATATTGCTCGATCATATGAAGTATGTGTTCTTAGAGGAAGATAAACCTATAGTAATCAGTAACGCACTCACAGCAGAGGAGGAAAACAGGTTGGTAGATGTCCTCAAGAAACACAAGGAAGCAATTGGATGA